In Aquificaceae bacterium, a single window of DNA contains:
- a CDS encoding SAVED domain-containing protein: MWSFSLFEEEDLINFLQRGLLEDELGELLRQWDYLSPAVQLELIKHLRSTVCEEEMLARALGIKKATAKALLENPAVEFEFPAVSDGGGRIVKALAVPNTSENYSNIREQKRHIKPVTDYLRSRGVLSEGLSVFFDSGFVGNSFQLAMVLSFLVKKLPSDLCWTGGVRKDGRLAKVDSLEKKAQLCQMEGKRLAMPFHLRSVDELTDWLNAELVDIPLAVSKDPIKLEEFFEKRENLLNLWHIHRIDPSELILHTGRLEGELWKETARRFSQLVKRLDYTLERRLRAHLVINGPVSLAFALGVLYGHTRPSAVYHYLRGDKRYYAVELFNTREVKEAVGEYRHIRQDLEGDGEELAVVLYFGHHNPVADIKAFLADRGIGAEVLLLWMEEGRGNIDPADFKPIAKECASAVQEVKGKKHHRRLHFFFSCPVVIAYLFGVAFGHFGSGVIYNFEGNTYEPVLELEFLRGLIED, translated from the coding sequence TTGTGGAGCTTTAGCCTTTTTGAGGAGGAAGACCTCATAAACTTTCTGCAGAGAGGGCTTTTAGAGGATGAGCTGGGAGAGCTTCTCAGGCAGTGGGACTATCTGAGCCCTGCGGTTCAGCTGGAGTTGATAAAACATCTTCGCTCCACAGTCTGTGAAGAAGAGATGCTTGCAAGAGCCCTTGGTATAAAGAAAGCAACTGCAAAGGCACTTCTGGAAAACCCTGCGGTGGAATTTGAGTTTCCTGCGGTTTCAGATGGTGGTGGAAGAATCGTAAAGGCTCTTGCAGTGCCCAACACCTCTGAAAACTACTCAAACATAAGGGAGCAAAAAAGACACATAAAGCCAGTGACGGACTATTTGCGCTCAAGAGGAGTTTTATCTGAAGGGCTGAGTGTGTTCTTTGACAGTGGCTTTGTGGGAAACAGCTTTCAGCTGGCTATGGTTCTGTCTTTTCTGGTGAAGAAACTGCCCTCTGACCTTTGCTGGACTGGAGGGGTCAGAAAGGACGGCAGGCTTGCAAAGGTGGACTCTCTGGAAAAGAAGGCACAGCTCTGTCAGATGGAGGGCAAAAGGCTTGCCATGCCCTTTCATCTCAGGAGCGTGGATGAGCTTACAGACTGGCTTAATGCAGAGCTCGTGGACATCCCCCTTGCAGTCTCAAAAGACCCCATAAAACTTGAGGAGTTTTTTGAAAAGAGGGAAAACCTGCTCAACCTCTGGCACATACACCGCATAGACCCCTCGGAGCTTATCCTGCATACTGGAAGGCTTGAGGGTGAGCTCTGGAAGGAAACAGCCCGAAGGTTTTCACAGCTGGTCAAAAGGCTGGACTACACACTTGAGAGAAGGCTTAGGGCACATCTTGTGATTAACGGACCGGTAAGCCTTGCCTTTGCCCTTGGTGTGCTGTATGGACACACAAGACCCTCAGCCGTATACCACTACCTGCGTGGCGACAAAAGATACTATGCGGTTGAGCTATTCAACACAAGGGAGGTCAAGGAAGCGGTCGGAGAATACAGACACATCAGACAGGACCTTGAAGGCGATGGCGAAGAGCTGGCGGTTGTCCTCTACTTTGGACATCACAACCCAGTCGCTGACATAAAGGCTTTTCTGGCTGACAGAGGCATAGGGGCAGAAGTTCTTCTCCTGTGGATGGAAGAGGGAAGAGGCAACATTGACCCGGCTGACTTCAAGCCCATTGCAAAGGAATGTGCCTCTGCAGTGCAGGAAGTAAAAGGAAAAAAACACCACAGAAGACTTCACTTTTTCTTTTCCTGCCCAGTGGTGATTGCATACCTCTTTGGCGTAGCCTTTGGACACTTTGGAAGTGGTGTCATATACAACTTTGAAGGAAACACATATGAGCCTGTGTTGGAGCTGGAGTTTCTCAGAGGGCTTATAGAAGACTGA